In Psychrobacter ciconiae, the genomic window ATAATCACAGCCTCCAATAACAACACTGTTAAGACCCCCACAAAGCCGAGCTCTTCACCGGTAATTGCCAATAAAAAGTCGGTATGCGCCTCAGGTAAATGCGACAGCTTTTGAACGCTTTCACCGTAGCCCACGCCTGTAAACTCACCGCGACCAAAAGCAATCAAGCTTCGCGCTAGCTGATAATCGGTATCTTGAATGTCATCAAACGGGTCAATAAATGACAGCACCCGAGCTAGCCGGTATTGGGCAAATAAAATCGCCGCCGCCGCCAGTGAGCTTAAAATCGCCCCCAACGCAAAAAACAGCTTGTAAGGCGTCCCTGCAATATAAAAAATGGTAAATACCGTTCCTAAAATGACCACCAGCGAGCCAAAATCTGGCTGAGCAAGCAGCAACACGGTTAAAATGCCCATCACCACCGAGATTCGTAAAAAACCGTCCCAACCGTTTCGAACCTCAAACGACCGGCGAACCACAAAATCGGCAACAAATAAAATCACCACCAATTTGGCAAGTTCAGCCACCTGAAAGTTAAGAACTCCTAAATCAAGCCAACGCTTTGCGCCATTAATCGGCGTTCCAAAAATAAGCACCGCCAATAATAAAAGCCCCGTTACCCCTAATAAGAAAAACTGGGCTCCGGTCTGGTACAACCAGCGCAGCGGCACCAAAAAATAAACCAAGGCGGCAAAAAAAAGTCCTGCAAAGACATAAATCAGCTGCCGATTAAAAAAATACAGCTCAGGCAAATCGCGGGTCAACGCAAACGGAATCGACGCTGAAGCGACCATCAATAAGCTTAGCACTAAAATGCAGCCCAAACTTGCCAGCAAAACAGCTTGGGCGGTTGGCCAAGATTGCCAAGGATCACCAACAGCATCGTCGGTGGTTTTTTGAAGCAAACGCGATAAAAAGGAAGTTGCCATAATATTGATTACACTAAAAACAAAAGGCTTGCGGATTAAGCAGCATACAAGAAAGCCGATATTATGACTGACAACGACCATCAAACTCAATCAAAACAAAGCATTAAGACCAGTTTTTTAACCCCAATAACACCAAAAGAGCCGCGGGGCTACGAACGTTTCAAGCTTACGCCGTCATGTTTTGAACGAATTGCACAAAACAGTCGCCGCGCTCAGCAAAGCTGTTAAACTGGTCAAGGCTCG contains:
- the ftsW gene encoding putative lipid II flippase FtsW, whose amino-acid sequence is MATSFLSRLLQKTTDDAVGDPWQSWPTAQAVLLASLGCILVLSLLMVASASIPFALTRDLPELYFFNRQLIYVFAGLFFAALVYFLVPLRWLYQTGAQFFLLGVTGLLLLAVLIFGTPINGAKRWLDLGVLNFQVAELAKLVVILFVADFVVRRSFEVRNGWDGFLRISVVMGILTVLLLAQPDFGSLVVILGTVFTIFYIAGTPYKLFFALGAILSSLAAAAILFAQYRLARVLSFIDPFDDIQDTDYQLARSLIAFGRGEFTGVGYGESVQKLSHLPEAHTDFLLAITGEELGFVGVLTVLLLEAVIIACALRISYSALKHKQMRMSYTAFGIAIIFIAQTTINAAMNMGAMPTKGLTMPFFSYGGSSMVISLIMAAVLLKIWKEIPKIDASQCRYY